The genomic stretch CTCCTGGGAGAAGAATAGGAGGGGGCGAGAGTTGAGTCCCTCCGGCAAGGGAAGCCCCGAGGTCACGCAGGGAGTGGAGcagacaccccccacccccactccccGCTCACGCTGGTTTCCATGCACGGCCCATCAACAGAGGAGGATCATCCCGGCGCGTATGTGCCCCTGACTTTCTCTCCTTAACGTTAAAATGTGTCAAATGCCAGATTTAAATTTCTTTCCAGGTCGAGGAGACGGTGGGGCTAGAGTAAACGCCGGTGTTGAACGcgggcaggaggcaggggcGGGCAGTAGGCAGGGGCGGGCAGCGGGCGGGAGGCTACCAGCGGGCTCCGGGAGAGGGTGGCGGTGGGGCTGCGGCTCCGGCGTCTCCTCCTTGCCTGGGTTCATTCAGGCCGCTCTTTCGCAGTGGTGGCGCTAGGCTTTGGCCGGCAGCCTAAGCCCGAGTTTGCCAGGGGTCCCAAATGTGCGGCAGAGCAGACTGAGCACAGGCTAGTGCTGGTTTCAGTTCCTAGGCTAGTCTCGCTGTTTATGGGGAAGCCCAGGGCATGGATTACCCCCTACCCCAGAGCTGCAAAGCCCAAACCTGCTCCTTCCCGAGCTCTGAAAAGCTCAGCTCGGCTGCCAGGGACCGTCCCGACTTTCTGCCGAGAAACCCAGGACTGCCTTCGACTCCCAAGCCTGCTCGGGTGCTTTTTACCAGAGCCAGCGGTGCCACGGAGTATCCCCCGGGCTGGCACAATACGAGGATGTCCCCTTCCTGCTATCCCCGGCTGCTGCTCCTATGCTCTTCCCGGGCTGCTCCGGATACATTCCTGCGGGAACCGGGCACAAatcctgcccccagcacccagTTACAGACCCCGTCCTGGGGCTTCGactgtgtttatttgtttgtttttgtttgtttttgtttgtttttaaggcaCCGTGAATTTGTTTATAAAATTGGCTCGTGGCCCTTTGAAACAAATTGTTATTAACCTTCCCCTTCTGAGCGTTTCATAATCACAGATGTTAGTTTGGAGATGATATCCAAACATCCCAGGGGTACTTTTGATAGCTGCATGGGCGGGGATTGAATGCGGAGGTCGGATATTAAATCAGCGGGATatagaattacttttttttttttccccgcaAACCCGAGCTAGCTAAATAGTTTCTCCCTCTAACTCTGATATACATTTCACAATAAATGGCGTGGACATTTGCATATATAGTGCCTGGGTACGAGTCTGTATATCGCATGTGCGATATACTGCATTAACAGATAGTGGAGCGGAGGAACACCTTCACTAAACCTTAGCGTTCAGATGCTTACTGGACAGAGTTCGGCAGAAAATACACTTAATTAATTTCACGGAGAGACTAGTAGGAGCCCGGCAAGTGCAGATGTATTTTTTGCTCCTTCCTGAAATAGTTCCCTGTGTtggttattttatatttttttttccacgaGACTCTAGTTGCAGGAGAAAGAGCCTGCCCGGCTAGCAgcgagctgcctgccaggaaaaTAATGCAACAAGGCGATGGGTAACTCCCAGGGCCTGCcgtgcctctgctcctgcctctgccccgaCACGattgggttttggggggagtCTTTGCCTTGGCTTCGGGCCTTGTGTATTTTGGGGCTGTGGTTTTGACTTTTCCAAAAACAACGCTACTTCAGCAAGGTAGTATTGTTTTCCTAAAATTGCAAGAGGCACTTATGCGGTAGCCCTTTctgttaaattaattttaaattaatgagGGCTAATTTAGTTGTGCTGTCCTTCCCCGAGACAGCGGGGAGCCACTGCCCTGGCGTGGGAGCGCTGTCTAGGCGAGCACGGGAACCTGCAGCAGTTCGGAAGATGGCGAGAGGAGCATCAGAGCAAGAAGATTCGAAGCTGTGCCTCTTGCTATGAAAGCTTTCCACCAAAAAATGTGGGAGACAGGTGAGGAGCTCAGCCCATAGAAGCTATTCACTGCTCGTGGCTGAAGGCATGACTTACcaattgcaaatatttttgtgttctgGTCTGGATAAAATCCAGGCAGCAGCGAGATATTTTCTGTCCTTGCTCtagagacctccagagactgAACTAACTTAGAggggtttcctttttttatttgtttaattcttcttattattatttATCTAAATGCACATTCCTGCTGGAGCCACACATCTGTCTTCTGTTCCCAGAGCTTCTTGCAGGCCGGGGCAGGACAGGTGGAAACTTTGTCCCATTGCACACTTAAGAGTGGGGCCAAAATTGCCCCCAGTGCAGGCTTAGtgacttctttaaaaaaaataaaaataaaatcaaatctcCGTGGGACTCACCCGTCGGTACGTAACACACTGACGGTTCCATTTGTCTCATAAGAAAACCGGAGCTCTTTTTCAATCCAGATTTAAAACTCTTCCTTAGTGCCCATCGCCACAAATTTTGTCCCGCGGGATTATAAATCATCAGTCTCCATTCGTGGAGGCGACcgaaataaaccaaaacctaaccaaccaaccaaaagaggTCTCCTCAATCTCTTCAAAGGCACTGAAACTAGCAAGGCTGGAAAAATAAACCCTAGTTTTGGAAACCAGCCGGGAGTCCGCTCAGCCCTGGCCCACACTGATGCGGGCAGGTGAAGCCCTTAGAGCATCAtcccagccacagctctgctcctacAGAATTTTAACTTTTGCAGcagtttttaaattaaattaaatttaaatttaaatcctCTCCCCTTGGTTTAATCTGTGAACAGGAGCTATCCCGAAGGGTGAGGTTCTGCCCCTTGATcccctctgcttctgcctgcagaaaaTGTGCAGAACTATTTTGGAGCTATTGTGCCCTTTGTTGCAGAAAAGCTGGTGATTGTTTTtagtgggtttttgttgttttgttttggttttgggtttttttgtccaGCCCGTCCTAAAATCATGGTACTGTCATTTCTCGGGGATGCCAAGTATTTTAGAGTACTTGGTTTGGTGGAGTGGTATCGGCAATATTTTCATCACCTCTCTTCCTGAGCTCCAGGGTACGTGTTATCTAGCAAAGGTTTTCCAAACGCAGCCTGCCAGAGCATCACACCACCCGCTACTTGAAGCCTTGAAAAGGTGAAACCTGTTGACAGTAGGTGAGAttaaagatattttcttttccgATTTCAGGTCCTTTTCATAAAACACGACGAGTGCCGTTGCCCTCTCCTTCATCTAGTAATGAATCTCCCAAAGTTTCTTCTTGAAGTCAAAAGGCTGATGAAACGCCTAGCTGCAAAATCACCCATCTCATAAATCGCCACGGAAATTATCCCTCTGTAAACAGTCGAAACTACGAAATATTTCCAATTTGAGCTCCCACACTCACAAGTGCAATCTAAAGCCTACACAAACGCATAGGGATAGGTAGTCTCGAACTGCTTTGCTCCATTGCAAGGTCTGACTGACACCGTTTGTATGTCGTAATGaagtgggttgggttttttttattattatttaatgcACTCCTCGAGAATTGAAACACAGGAAATGCAGAGAGAATGGTCACAACGTTGAGAGTACAGCTGTAAATAGAAACATTCATATTTCATCGAATTATAAGTATTTGATACTGCAATTCTAAAATGCACGTTTTGTAAACtaaagagatggaaaaaaagagaaaaaatccTTTGCCTTCTTTCTAAAAAGCAGTGTAATTTAATCCTGACTCCTAAGGAGCTGATGGTTattcacagaattaaaaaatacagtttttgtTTTATAGTTGAATTCATTCCTTCCTTTGTAAGTTTATCCTACTGCATACCATGTGTGTCTACTATAACTGCAAAGTAAAGACGTTTTAAGGCAAAGCAATGAGTTTTTctccccctcaaaaaaaccccatcattTCAGGAGTGCCCGTTCctgagcagccagagcagccaccCACGCACTCCTGGACCCAGGCGGGACACAGCACCCCTAGCCCGTGTACCCTGGGAGGGGGACTCCACGCTCCGGGACAAACGGGTTAAACGCAGCACAACGCCTCGAACCGCCCGccttcctccctctgccccctacccccccccccccccccaaaaaaaaaaacccaaaccaaaacaaaacacccttCCCATTAGAATGAGGAGTCTGCATGGGGAGGGGAGAATTGAGAAGAAACATCCAGCCGCACTATGCCACGACATGGGAATGAGtatggaagggaaggggaaactAAAATAACTAAAATAGTTACTTTATTTGGGACGGGGTAGTAAAAAGCTCCCAAATGCTTAGGGGAGGTGACGCCGCAGAGGAGCCAGGTCTCATCCTGTGGCCGCCCTCCGCGCACGAGGAGCGGGTCGAAAAGGCGGCAGCGGGATGGATCCACATCCCAGAGCGGCTCTCACTTTTCGGAGTTGGGGGTCCCAACGTTTTCCCTAACAGTTGTTGGTGGGGAGATGCTAACCCCATCCTCTCACCCCCACATCCACGCCTGCATCCTACATCCACTCATGCTTGTGGGTCTTGCTGGGGGTAATGAGGGAGTGGAAGCTCAGGGAAGGACGCCGGGCATGTTTCGAGACAGTGCTTCGAGATTTCTTTCCCTACTgttactttcttctttctttttttatttttttttattttaaatccaaTTCTCCACATCTATTCCCAAAGCCAACCCCAGACACACTCATACCTACCCTCCtccccgaaaaaaaaaaaaaaagaaagaaaaaaaaggaaaaagaaaaaagaaaacaaagcaaatttaaaaagaaaagcaaaaggggagagatgagaagggaaaaaaatatataaaactcATAGAACAAATAGGAGAAGTATTTATTCAGTTCACAGTCGTGTGAAATGCAGCAATAAAAATCTTTGGACTTCAGCAAgttgtttttaattcttttttttttttttttctgaatttcaaAAAACAGCGTCCAATGTCCATTAAAACAGTGCTTAAGTCTATAAAAATGTAActtaagcattaaaaaaaaatcataaagatAGTGTCTAAAATCTCCatacaactgaaaaaaaccaaaacaaaacaaaaacaaacaaacaaaaaaccccaataacaaacaaaatcaaccaaccagccagcccaaacccccaaaaccaaaccaaccaaacaaacaaacaaaaaaaattataatcaGATATCTTGGATTTTTACACCACCTTACCTGTAAATTATATATACATAGAATATTGCAGAATTATATCTAATACACAATATTTTCACTATTAATGCTGGTATAATCTTTATACACTGGCCCttatgtttcttttatttttttaattaaattattgCATTGTATAAACTTTGACTGCAAACGgcccccctccctttcttcccctcctccctatccctccccccccccccccttggcTATTCACTGTCCGACTTGCCGTCTTTCGCCGTAGTGGAGTGGTTGTAGAGCCCCTGGGCCATGAGGTGCACTGCCAGGGAGTTCTTGCTGCCCGTTGCCTTCTTGATCTTGGCTCGTTTGTTCTGGAACCAGATTTTGATCTGGGACTCGTTCAGACCGAgctcctgggccaggctctgccgCCGCTGCTCCGTCAGGTACCGGTTCGTCTGAAACTCGGCCTTGAGTCTCTGCAGCTGCTCGGCAGTGAAGGCGGTGCGCGGTCGCTTGTCCTCCTTGTTGGGATTCTTCTTCTTTGGTTTGCGGGACCGGGGACCTACGGCCGAGAGAGACGAGAAGCACCGACACCGCCACGCTCCGCTGCAGGCGGCCCCACGCCGGATGCAGTCCCGCGCGGAGTTGGAGGACAAGAAACACGGGACACCCATGCTCCTGGCCGCATCCTAtgctccccacccctcctcaAACAACCGTCCGAAAGGAAAATAAGCCTGGCTTTGTGCCTCGGCTGCCGATGGATGCTCGGGAGGCTGTGGAACGGGACCGCAGCCTCCCGGCGACCTCGCAGAGCCCGCTCACTGCCCGCCTGCCCGCGCGGCTTCCCCCTCACCCCAGTTCCTTCCATCGAGAAACACATCTATTGACCCTTTTCATCCCGAGGGTGCTCAGCAAGTAAAGCCTGCACCAGAGGCTGCAGCACGGAGCTAAATTTTAGTCCTTGAGcagaatatttaattttttgaaggaaacattcctcttttttcccaCTCTAATTCTATTTTCGAGGAAAGCTcgttacttttttttcctttctcttctgttttcatgtttgtttggttttttgggggttttttggttttttttttggtgggtcgCGATAAAAAAAGACAATCCGTCGCCTGTGTACAGTGAGGGCAGAAATCCGGCgctctgctgcagtgcccaTATGGCCCGAACCGAATCGCCGGGATTATTCTCAGGAATATTATTCTCGGCAGCACAAGGAGCCTTTTCTGCCCGGGCCGAGCCATTGTGAGGATGTATGTTAATTAAATATTAACAAAGGAGAGCACTGGAGAACAATGGAGTAAATTCCAATTCAGGCCTGAATATTACCTCCGAGTAAGAGTTTGTTTTCACACATTACAAACTAATTTTGAACTCATCCTAtcatccctccttccctcccggCTCGTCGGGTGGAAACCCTAGTTTACTGCTTTTGCAAGAGAAAAAtccttattttttcccccttcccttttttttttttttccctcggAATAGATTTCCTGCGTGGTGCTTCCCATGCTTTCCCCAATGGTTTCTACTTGTTTTTAACGAGGGTTTTACCAATCCGCCGgggccagccctgctctccccgCGGCAGCAGAAGGATATTTTAACCTcctggttttttatttttaatgtatttaccGATGTTTTTGTAAATAATTTCATAAGATTCTGCTCAAGCCCTCTCCAAGAGACAAACCCCGCTAAAGAAGTTTCCCGGTTCTTGAAAATCTCCCCCAGCCCTTACAGAGCTAAGCTGCAGCACATGGGgggaaattaaaagaaagaaacgAAACGGTGACCGCTCCGAAGCCTCTTTTAGGGAAATCCACGATCGCGGGCTGCTTTTGGCTAAAAGCATATAAAGTCAAAGAAAGGCGAGGCCTGTGAAAATCAAGCCTCCTTTCCTAGAAACACAGCGTGGAGGTATTTTCCTGGCAGGGAGAAGGGCAGCTTGGCGTGAGGTTGAGCGAGGAACCCAAAGacagatctttttttcctttctctttgatAAAACCCGGCAGTTGGTGGGAAATGCCCCAAGCCCAGGCGGCCCAAGCTTCTCCGCGGcggaggggaaagagagaccGCTCTGTTCGCCCTCTCAATGACTCCGCGGATCCCCAGCCAACCGCTTCATTTTCGGGGGATTTTAAGACACccctccttaaaaaaaaaaaaaaaatgggggaagAGGGAGCGGGCTCTTTTCCCTGCCGCCCTCCCGGCCCCGCGGGCGGAGGGAGGCGAGCCGGGGATCCCGGGGCGGGGGATGTGGCAGCGGGGAACAGGTCGACCCTTGGGGGCAGCTCTTACCTGAAGAGGGACGGTCCGAATACCGCGTGCAGTAAACCCAGGCGGGCCAGAGCATGGGCTGGTTCCCGGCGTTGGAGCTGGCCTGGGAGCTATCCGAGTCCGAGCTCACCGACAGGTCGCCGCCGCTGAGCCCCCGCGCTTTCAGGGCCGCCTCCAGCGCCGCGGGGTCCCCCCCCTTCTTGGCGGCGCCGTGCAGGGCCAGCCCGGCGGGGCCGCCCTCCCCCCGGCCCGGCGAGCCCGCCCCGCCGCTGGGAAGCGGAGCCCCGGGAGCCGGCGCCGCGGCGGGGCTGCGGCGGTTCTCCGCGCCGGGCCGCCGGGGCTCTCCGCCGGGGCCGCCCGCCTCCTTCCTCCGCCCGAACTCGGGCCGCAGGATGTTGTCGATGAAGAAGTTGGTGATGCGGTGCGGGTgcgggtgggggtgtggggggtcaCCGGGAGGAAGCAGCAACCCCCTCCGTCCGCCGCCGCCGGGCTCCGCGTCGCCGCCGGACTCCTGCGGCTCGGCCGCCTCCTCCCGGGGGCTCCGGCCGCCCTCCTCCATGCTGCGCGGCCGGCCCCGCCGACGGCTCCGCTGCCCGCCCCGCCGCTGGCCGGGCGGCTGCCTAGcgctttttgttgttgctgttgcagTCGGttgttctttattttaattttttgttttaatatatatatttttatatatatatatatgtacacgcACGCACAGGTGTCTATTTGCTTTCGTTTCTCCTGGCCGCTCTCGGCATTCAAAATCCAGagtttgcaggaaaaaaaattaatagcagtaatgattaaaaaaaaaaattaaagaaacaaaaccagggaGACCCCAAAGCCAGCAACTGAGCCTCCACGAGTTCCAACTTTgccaaaaattaaaatacacgAGGCTCCGGTCCTCCTGCCGCCGCTCTCCGCCTGCTGCCGCCGCTCAACCGCTCGGTCCCGCGGCGTGCTGCCGCCTTCTCCTGCGGCCACCGCTGCTGTAGCCGAGCCTCATTCgaagaaaaaattaataataaaaataataataattgggaggtggtggaaagggagaaggggggtgtgggtaaagcaaaaaaaaaaaaagagacaccaACCCCAGGCCGATGCCGGGGCGGGGGTGGAGGCGGTCTCTCAACAGCCGGTGTCCCGCGGAGGGCAGGGCGGTGAGGCGCACCCCGCGGGGCTCCGGCCGGCAGCGCCCGGCCCCGCGCCGCCCCGCGCCGCCCCGCACCCGCACATGCGGGGGCCGCCgcgggtggggggggggggggtcccgCCCTGCCGCCCGCCCCGCTGCTGCGCTGCCGCGCTACGCCTCGGCggctgccgccgccgccaccgccacCGCAGCGCCCGGACACTTCCACTCCGGATTGTTGTCCTTTAGGTTTTAACGGGGGCCCCGCCGGTGACGTCGCCGGCCCGGGCACTTCGACACGTGCCTCGGGCCAATGACAGAGCGGACATGCGCACACGTGGTGCGGGGAGCTCCGGTAAGTGACAGCACCCACGCCCCTCCCCCCTAGCCGGGCCCGGACGCCGGGGGATGCGCGGGAGGGGGTGGGTTACGAGGTGGGGGTGTCCCGCCGAGGGGTGCCCCCTCCACCTTCATTATCCCCCCCCAGCGATGGATTATTGGGGGTTTTAATTGCCCCGCTGTTTACCAGGGGGTAGCGGGGGCGGCATCCCACAATTCCTTGCAGAAATGCATAAATAATATTAAGCGAGCGGCGGTGATACAAAGGGGGTCGGGGGAAGAAGCGGAGGGAGAGGAACGGAGCCCGGCCCggtgcctgcagggctgcccaCGGGCTTGCGGTGCTGCCCCTCCCCGCGGCACAGTTCGGCATCCGCGGATGCGACCGTAATTGACTCGTCCTTTCCGCATCCGAACCGCAGCCTTTTatctcccctgcctgctcccgaAACGGCAGCACGGCGCACTGCGCCTCCACAAAACGCCTGCCCATTACCCTCTGGACCCCCGAAACATCCCTGCTCCTTCGGGACGGGGAAGCCTCGCTACTCTCCTGCCTTTGGTCCTTATGAGAAATTCacccctgaaaaaaaatagggaGAAAAGTGTGGCTGGAGGACCAAGGAAGCGGGGGACTGAGCCGGTTTCGGGGGCGCAAATCTTCGGCGGGGCGTTCAAAAGGGACTGAGGAGGTGGCTGTGGGTCCTTCACCCGCCACCGACCCGTTATACCTCCGCGGGGCCCGGCGGATGTCAACCACCCGACGGGGCGCACGGTGAGGGGCTGTGCGGCTCCCCGGAGGGACAAACAGGGCCGGGGAGGAGGGGATTCAGCTCCCGTGACTGTGGCGGCCTGATCCTCGGCTTTCCTTGTTAAGTGGCAGTCTTATTTGAAGGAGGGTTCCCTGTGGGTGACATAGACCACTCTTCACCTTGAGGGAAAAGGGACAGCTAGACCTTCCTCTTGTCTTctcatttcccttttccttttccttttactttccCTTTAATCTTTCGTTTTTACATTATTgtaaatttattttccattgtaatttttttccccttttcatttGTATCCCTCACCGGGTCGGGTCCATCAGAGGACACCACCGCTGGCTGATCCAAAGTTGTTTTGCTCAAAAAACCACCTAGAGGTTAATTTCTTCAAGCGCCCCATGAAAAGCGATTAGCCTGTCTCCCAAGAAGTATTTTCTAATTACTTGGAAACTCTCGCTTTGCTACTACCCCATAATTAAACGTGTTCGAGGTGCTGCACTTCAAATATTTCGCTCCCGGGTGGGCACAAGTCGCCCATAAAAACTTCAAGCCTCCCCGAACGCCGCATTACCTGTCCACTCCGCCGGCACCAGGGTAATGTTCCTGTTCGTTATTCTGCTCCTTTGTGGGGCTTTTAATACACTGAATAGGACAGGGAAGAGAATTCCTGAGATAAACTCCAAAGCAGGAGATAAACAAAGCTGTACAAAACAATTACTGCATCTGCCTGTCCTCTGACAATAATCCAGCACCTCAGGTATGCAGAGGCAGCGCGGGGGGTGGGGTGGCGGGGGACGATCTGATACCTAACCGAAGAAATCTGAATGAtcttgtttttttatttatttatgtactttatttatttattcattttctgCCGAGGTTATTTTTATCTGGGAGTTCAGTCTCTGTAGAAAcattccccagcagcagcacgtTTTCTCGTCGGTCTGCAGGAGCCTCGTCATCGCGGCATGCGGGGACTTTTCCTCGGGAACCTCTGTGGGTCATCGGGAGAAGTGGCTGGTTAATGCGACTGGGGCTTCGTTGCTTCTTTGCTTCGGCCTCCCCTCGCAGCCCTGGTGCTTGCGAAAGTCACCTCCGCGCACACTAGCCAGATTTATTTTCCCTACGCTCTCTGCCTAGTTTGAACGATGTTTATTCCGCGCTGCCACTcgttaaaaatatttaatttttcctttcaacaAACGGGCGAGAGTGCGGGTACTGCCCCACGCATCCTTGCCGGCCTTCCCCACCATGCTCCTTCCTCGGTGATTTTGGCTCTGAGAAGTTTATAACAGGGGTGACAACAACATGAGCTCGGTCCTGGGGAGAAAGAGAGCGGCCGGCAGACCGACGCCCGCCTgcgggcagcaggcaggctctgGGGCCGTTCCTGCCGCTCCTCCCAACAAACACTCCTTCCAGCTTTCCCCCATACtcggaaaaaaaacccaaaccccaaagtgCTGGGAAGCAAAATAGCCAAGAACAGTGATGAAGCCCAGGGAGGGTCTGCACCCCTCCCAGTCCTTACAGCATAAGGATAGATGCTTGCAAAACGTTGGCATACACCAAATTTCGCCGACTTTTCAGCAATTCCCCCCATTTTCAGCCGTGCAGCCGGATGAGGTCTGGCAGTGGCTCTGCCTCGCCGGGCACAGCCTTGGCACACGGCCGCGTCACCGCGGCCGCCCCCGTTTCCCTCATGGCATCGACTTTGTTTCCAAGCGATGCCTTTTTAGGCAGCTTTGGCTGCGTTTTGGAGCTAGTGGTTGAGGACGGGGGAGAGGTCGGCGCATCTTCTTCGCCTCGGCCGTGtctggccctgcagcaggcGGTTTGCCAGGCGCTGTCCGACTGCCTCTGAGCTCAGCCTTCCCCAGGGTTTCGGATCAGTTTGGAAGGGGGGAAAACCAGTAGCGGCCCCCGACAAGCCTCGGCCGGGCTTTCCCCGGCGCCAGCCGCCCGGGAGAGCTCAGCTATCACGGCCCTGtttccccagtgctgctggattTTCACTGCAATGCcgacaacaacaataaaactcCCTTACACCCGCCAGATTTTCCTAGTTCTACCCCCGTTCCCGGCGGGATCAAGGGCACTTTGCGGGCGCTGGGCTCCCACCCCGGCAGCCTGTCGCGGGGCCGGCAGCCCTCATCCACTTCTCGCGGGGACGACTTTCCCGTTAACGGGTGCGAAAGGACTGGTTGGAAAGGGTGGGTTCCACTTTCTTGCAGGATCATGAACATTTTGTGACTGGCTTGCGGCGAGGGCAGAGGCCACTGCTG from Indicator indicator isolate 239-I01 chromosome 20, UM_Iind_1.1, whole genome shotgun sequence encodes the following:
- the EN2 gene encoding homeobox protein engrailed-2, coding for MEEGGRSPREEAAEPQESGGDAEPGGGGRRGLLLPPGDPPHPHPHPHRITNFFIDNILRPEFGRRKEAGGPGGEPRRPGAENRRSPAAAPAPGAPLPSGGAGSPGRGEGGPAGLALHGAAKKGGDPAALEAALKARGLSGGDLSVSSDSDSSQASSNAGNQPMLWPAWVYCTRYSDRPSSGPRSRKPKKKNPNKEDKRPRTAFTAEQLQRLKAEFQTNRYLTEQRRQSLAQELGLNESQIKIWFQNKRAKIKKATGSKNSLAVHLMAQGLYNHSTTAKDGKSDSE